The following proteins come from a genomic window of Sorghum bicolor cultivar BTx623 chromosome 3, Sorghum_bicolor_NCBIv3, whole genome shotgun sequence:
- the LOC8077383 gene encoding uncharacterized CRM domain-containing protein At3g25440, chloroplastic: protein MASRILSRQNLRKLASFTLQNISQRQLISPYPPALRSTIASPSKFLSPLYLSGHSLAVRWATYGSVNLVLSDDGKPKFQIEEVEPSTKRRYLTKKRLKVQRKKEKKKRKEANKNDPRRIRPKGKKIKQKFPTPEARLKYKIEKAKLKEVRLVEKLKKYEVAKAQGPMAKPDDLSGEERFYLKKVSQKKSNYVPVGRRGVFGGVILNMHLHWKKHETVKVICKPCKPGQIQEYANEIARLSGGIPVNIIGDDTIVFYRGKNYVQPEVMSPIDTLSKKKALEKSKYEQSLETVRRFIAISEKELELYYRHVALYGNPQSQKADLVCGDDRETSLLKMGGLDQGKDQEPHLATNHFSDHHVSDVSESDEEDSSGSEYDVNDDETESITSISEDSIVSDHGDLANWGEA from the exons ATGGCAAGCCGTATCCTGTCGCGTCAAAATCTGAGAAAGTTGGCTTCGTTCACTCTCCAGAATATATCCCAGAGGCAACTAATTTCTCCGTACCCTCCAGCTCTTAG ATCTACTATTGCTTCTCCCAGCAAATTCCTGAGCCCCCTTTACCTGTCTGGGCATTCATTGGCTGTGAGATGGGCAACCTATGGATCAGTGAATCTTGTTTTGTCTGATGATGGAAAACCCAAGTTTCAAATTGAGGAAGTGGAGCCCTCCACAAAGAGAAGGTATTTGACAAAGAAGCGCTTGAAGGTTCAgaggaagaaggaaaagaagaagaggaaggagGCAAATAAAAATGATCCACGGCGCATCAGgcccaagggaaagaagataaaACAAAAATTTCCCACACCAGAAGCTAGGCTCAAATATAAGATCGAGAAG GCCAAACTAAAGGAAGTTAGGTTGGTCGAAAAACTAAAGAAGTATGAGGTTGCCAAAGCTCAAGGCCCTATGGCTAAACCAGATGATCTCAGTGGCGAGGAAAGGTTTTACTTGAAGAAGGTTTCACAGAAAAAATCAAATTATGTCCCTGTTGGAAGGCGAGGAGTGTTTGGAGGCGTAATTCTGAACATGCATTTGCATTGGAAAAAACATGAAACTGTGAAGGTCATATGTAAGCCCTGCAAACCAGGGCAGATCCAGGAATATGCAAATGAGATAGCACGACTGAGTGGCGGTATCCCTGTCAACATCATTGGAGATGACACCATAGTCTTCTACCGAGGAAAGAACTATGTTCAGCCAGAAGTTATGTCGCCTATTGATACGCTGTCAAAGAAAAAG GCACTTGAAAAATCAAAATATGAACAGTCGCTGGAGACAGTTCGGCGTTTCATTGCAATATCTGAAAAGGAGCTTGAGCTTTATTATCGGCATGTTGCACTTTATGGAAATCCACAATCCCAGAAAGCTGATCTTGTTTGTGGTGATGATAGAGAAACTTCTTTGCTTAAAATGGGAGGATTGGATCAAGGGAAGGACCAAGAGCCTCATCTGGCTACCAATCATTTTTCTGATCACCACGTCAGTGATGTTTCTGAATCCGATGAAGAAGATAGTTCCGGTAGTGAATATGATGTTAATGACGATGAGACTGAAAGCATAACCAGCATTTCTGAAGACTCTATTGTTTCTGATCATGGCGATTTAGCCAACTGGGGCGAAGCGTGA